DNA from Aliarcobacter butzleri:
GCTTATGGTGATTTGATTTTAGAAGATACAAATGATTCAAATAAGAAATATCTTGTAAAAGAGATACCTATTTTAAATGGTAGTCAAATTGTTGATGCTCATGTTTCATTTAGTCAACAAAATCAACCTGTGATTGGATTTACACTAAATTCAGCTGGTGCAAGAATTTTTGGAGACTTTACTGCAAAAAATGTAGGTAAAAGATTGGCTATTGTACTTGATGGAAAAGTTTATTCTGCTCCAAATATCAATGAAAGAATTGGTGGAGGAAATGGACAAATTTCTGGTGGATTTACAGTTGCTGAAGCTGGAAATGTTGCAATTGCTTTAAAAAGTGGAGCTCTTCCTGCAACTGTAACGCTACTAGAAAAAAGAAGTGTTGGACCATCTTTGGGAGCTGATTCAATAAAAGCTTCTATGTTAGCATTAGTTTCTGGTACAGTTTTGATTTTCCTATTTATGATAGCTTATTATAGAAGAGCAGGACTTATTGCAAATGTTGCTTTAGTTGCAAATATTTTCATTATTATTGGAGTAATTGCTCTATTTGGTGCAACTTTAACACTTCCTGGAATGGCTGGAATTATTCTTACAATTGGTATGGCAATTGATGCAAATGTTATTATCAATGAAAGAATTAGAGAAGTTTTAAGAATGGGTGCAACAATACCAAAAGCAATTGAAGATGGATATTCAAATGCAATGAGAGCAATCGTTGATGCAAATATTACAACTTTATTAGTTGCTGTGGTTTTATACGCTTATGGAACAGGACCAATTAAAGGTTTTGCTGTAACTATTGCTATTGGTATTTTAACTTCAATGTTAACATCAATTTTAGGAACACAAGGTATTTATCAAGCAATATTACCAAAGATTGTAAAAGATAAAGACCATAAAAAATGGTTTGGAGTTAAATAATGGAAATTTTTAATCAGAAAAAAATCTATGATTTTATGGGTAAAAAGTGGCCTTTCTTGATTTTTTCAACTATTTTGATGATTATTTCATTGGTATTAGTTTTTACAAGAGGTTTTAACTTTGGTATTGATTTTGTTGGTGGAACAATTGTTCAAGTAAAATATGATCAAACTGCACCTATTGAAAAAATAAGAGAAGTTTTAAAAGATACTAAATATGCTAGTGCAGTTGTAACAGAGTTTGGTTCAACTGAAGAAGTAACTATTAGAATTACAGGAAGCAGCTCAGATTTAACACATGATATTAGTGATGAAATGAATAAAATTTTAGTTCCAACTGGTAATTTTGAGATTAGAAAAATTGATATGGTTGGTTCAAAAGTGGGTGCTGAACTTAGAGAAAAAGGTGTAATATCTTTAATTTTAGCTTTAGCTGCAATATTGATATATATTGGTTGGAGATTTGAGTGGAGATTTGCTATTGCGTCTATTTTAGGTCTTATTCATGATATTATTATTACTTTAGGACTTTTAAGTCTATTTAAAGTTGATATTAACTTAGATATGATTGCCGCTATTTTAACTCTAGTTGGATATACAATAAATGATACAATTATTGTTAATGATAGAATTAGAGAACAAGTTCAAATAACAAAAGAGAAAGATTTAGATAAGATTATTAATGAATCAGTTAGTAGAACTTTGTCAAGAACTGTTTTAACATCACTTTCAACTCTGTTCGTTGTAACAACGATGCTTATTTTTGGTGGTGAAATAATTTATTCATTCTCATTTACTTTATTTGTTGGAATTATAATTGGAACGTATTCATCTATTTATTTCGTTTCAAGTTTCTTAAAATTCTTTGGCTTCTCTGTTGATGATTATAGAGATAAAGAAGCAGAAAAAATAAAAAGAAAAAAAGATAAAGAAAAACTTCGTTCAATGTATGAACAAGGAACAATCTAAACAAAACATATTGATTAAAATACTCAAAGATAAAAATCTTTGAGTATTTAAATAAGGATTAAAAATATATGAAATCTAGTAAAGTATTATTAGGTATTGTAATTCTACTTTTAGCTATTTTAACTACAATTATTTTTAAAATAATTGATAGCAATA
Protein-coding regions in this window:
- the secD gene encoding protein translocase subunit SecD → MKNFNYKLVIFLISIIFGIALSIPSLFQTEHGKKISLGLDLQGGLHLLLGVNTHEAVTSKIKSVATSIKYFSDDEELLIDGLTISNDTITFSVLDKDEIPKMDTMLKEIKGLDISITDLEYRIKLTKEDEIKTKDFAVSQAVETIRNRLDQFGLSEPTVLRQGETDIVVQLPGIKTAEEEKSARELISKPANLELMAVDEDRASQVNSMTSSQAAAYGDLILEDTNDSNKKYLVKEIPILNGSQIVDAHVSFSQQNQPVIGFTLNSAGARIFGDFTAKNVGKRLAIVLDGKVYSAPNINERIGGGNGQISGGFTVAEAGNVAIALKSGALPATVTLLEKRSVGPSLGADSIKASMLALVSGTVLIFLFMIAYYRRAGLIANVALVANIFIIIGVIALFGATLTLPGMAGIILTIGMAIDANVIINERIREVLRMGATIPKAIEDGYSNAMRAIVDANITTLLVAVVLYAYGTGPIKGFAVTIAIGILTSMLTSILGTQGIYQAILPKIVKDKDHKKWFGVK
- the secF gene encoding protein translocase subunit SecF produces the protein MEIFNQKKIYDFMGKKWPFLIFSTILMIISLVLVFTRGFNFGIDFVGGTIVQVKYDQTAPIEKIREVLKDTKYASAVVTEFGSTEEVTIRITGSSSDLTHDISDEMNKILVPTGNFEIRKIDMVGSKVGAELREKGVISLILALAAILIYIGWRFEWRFAIASILGLIHDIIITLGLLSLFKVDINLDMIAAILTLVGYTINDTIIVNDRIREQVQITKEKDLDKIINESVSRTLSRTVLTSLSTLFVVTTMLIFGGEIIYSFSFTLFVGIIIGTYSSIYFVSSFLKFFGFSVDDYRDKEAEKIKRKKDKEKLRSMYEQGTI